The following are encoded together in the Oryzias melastigma strain HK-1 linkage group LG17, ASM292280v2, whole genome shotgun sequence genome:
- the basp1 gene encoding brain acid soluble protein 1 homolog yields the protein MGGKLSKKKKGYSVNDEKSKDKDAKAEGASAEESEAPKDKKDEASAATDTKEAVNDTAAKEPPAADAAAAKDGEKNATPAAKESEKPAANAEPKTEAPKSAEPAKTEEKPAAAAPAKESAPAAKEPEPKAAAPAPAAESKGEANAKKTEAPAAPAAKAEPPAAESKPTEAPAAPAPAKDAAAAAPSSTPAAEPPAKEANATEAPSKDQTVAVQD from the coding sequence ATGGGAGGAAAGCTCAGCAAAAAGAAGAAGGGATACAGTGTCAATGATGAGAAGTCCAAAGACAAGGACGCCAAAGCAGAGGGCGCCTCTGCCGAGGAGAGCGAAGCACCGAAGGACAAGAAAGATGAGGCCTCAGCAGCTACCGACACCAAGGAGGCAGTGAACGACACGGCAGCCAAGGAGCCACCCGCTGCCGATGCCGCTGCGGCAAAAGACGGGGAAAAGAATGCGACACCCGCCGCAAAGGAGTCTGAAAAACCTGCTGCCAACGCTGAGCCGAAAACCGAGGCCCCCAAGTCAGCAGAGCCCGCCAAAACCGAGGAGAAACCAGCCGCTGCAGCCCCGGCCAAAGAGTCAGCCCCCGCTGCCAAGGAGCCCGAGCCCAAAGCTGCGGCGCCCGCCCCGGCGGCGGAGAGCAAAGGTGAGGCCAACGCCAAAAAGACTGAGGCCCCCGCAGCACCAGCAGCCAAAGCTGAGCCTCCAGCTGCCGAGTCCAAACCCACGGAGGCGCCGGCGGCTCCTGCCCCAGCAAAGGATGCCGCCGCCGCTGCGCCTAGCTCAACACCAGCCGCCGAACCCCCGGCCAAGGAAGCGAACGCCACAGAGGCACCAAGCAAGGATCAAACCGTAGCAGTTCAAGATTAA